From the Psychrobacillus sp. FSL K6-4046 genome, one window contains:
- a CDS encoding DUF350 domain-containing protein produces the protein MLLGSFWSNPLVESAGYFSVVILCLIVSMVMFEIVTKYKNWQEIKNGNVAVALATGGKIFGVCNIFKYSIEEHNTLFEMIGWGLYGFALLIIAYWLFEFFTPGFNVDKEIENDNRSVGFISLIISVGLSFVIGASI, from the coding sequence ATGCTGCTAGGTAGTTTTTGGTCAAATCCATTAGTAGAATCTGCAGGTTATTTTAGTGTGGTTATATTATGTTTAATAGTTTCCATGGTTATGTTTGAGATCGTGACCAAATATAAAAACTGGCAGGAAATTAAAAATGGAAATGTCGCAGTGGCACTAGCCACGGGTGGGAAGATATTTGGTGTATGTAATATCTTTAAATATTCAATTGAAGAGCATAATACACTTTTTGAGATGATTGGTTGGGGACTATATGGATTCGCTCTTCTAATTATCGCGTATTGGTTATTTGAATTTTTTACTCCCGGCTTTAATGTGGATAAAGAAATAGAAAATGATAATCGATCCGTTGGATTTATTTCGTTAATTATTTCTGTAGGATTATCATTTGTTATTGGTGCGAGTATTTAA
- a CDS encoding TetR/AcrR family transcriptional regulator: MKKDKPKYKQIIDAAIIVIAENGYHQSQVSKIAKQAGVADGTIYLYFKNKEDILISVFEEKMEVFADNLKEILKEDISASEKLYKMIENHFKVLASNKHLATVTQLELRQSNLALRLRINAILKNYLTLLDTILKEGIKNEEFENSVDIRLARQMVFGTIDETTTSWVMNEYKYDLVGLTEKVHRLLLKGITT; encoded by the coding sequence TTGAAGAAAGACAAACCTAAGTATAAACAAATTATTGACGCAGCAATCATCGTCATAGCTGAAAACGGATACCATCAATCTCAGGTTTCTAAAATAGCTAAACAAGCTGGTGTTGCAGATGGAACCATCTATTTATACTTTAAAAACAAGGAAGATATTTTAATATCGGTTTTTGAAGAAAAAATGGAAGTATTTGCGGATAACTTGAAAGAAATTTTGAAAGAGGACATCAGTGCCTCTGAAAAATTATATAAGATGATTGAAAATCATTTTAAGGTACTGGCAAGTAACAAGCATCTAGCAACTGTAACCCAACTGGAGCTCCGTCAATCCAATCTAGCCTTGCGTTTACGAATAAATGCTATCTTAAAAAATTATTTGACATTGCTCGACACCATCTTAAAAGAAGGTATAAAAAATGAGGAATTCGAAAATTCTGTAGATATTCGCTTAGCAAGACAAATGGTTTTTGGTACAATTGATGAGACGACTACTTCCTGGGTGATGAATGAGTATAAATATGACTTGGTCGGACTTACAGAGAAAGTACATCGTTTATTATTAAAAGGGATAACAACCTAA
- a CDS encoding AMP-binding protein: protein MIEKPWLSHYPPEVPHTLDYETIPVQEYLTRAYKKFPAKIAIHFMGRDVTYKELYESSMKFANYLQSLGLQRGDRVAIMLPNCPQGVIGYFGTLYAGGIVVQTNPLYTEREIAYQLKDSGAKIILAMDILFPRITKVIKETDLENIIITGIKDYLPFPKNLIYPFIQKKQYGFSVKVEHRGMNHLFTEIMKVGKTNTIDLTFDFEEDLALLQYTGGTTGFPKGVMLTHKNLISNVSMSRAWLHECREGEESILGILPFFHVYGMTTVMIFSVMQCNRMILLPKFDVETALKTIDKQKPTLFPGAPTMYIGILNHPDVKKYDLSSIVACLSGSAALPAEVQEKFEEITGGRLVEGYGLTETSPVTHANLIYSEDRVKGSIGVPWPDTEATIFGPESTESLPHGEIGEIAVKGPQVMKGYWNRKEDTEMTMRDGWLLTGDLGYMDENGFFYIVDRKKDLIIAGGYNIYPRDVEEVLYEHPAVQECVVAGVPDPYRGETVKAYIVLKEGMTATEEDLNTHCRDNLASFKVPRIYEFRDELPKTAIGKILRRNLIEEEREKLKKVAVES from the coding sequence ATGATTGAAAAACCATGGCTTTCTCACTATCCGCCGGAAGTTCCACACACGCTTGACTATGAAACTATTCCTGTCCAAGAGTATCTTACGAGAGCGTACAAGAAATTTCCAGCGAAGATAGCCATACATTTCATGGGGAGAGATGTAACTTACAAAGAGCTTTACGAATCATCGATGAAGTTTGCGAATTATTTGCAGTCATTAGGCCTGCAAAGAGGGGACAGAGTAGCAATTATGCTGCCAAACTGTCCGCAAGGGGTTATAGGTTATTTTGGGACCTTATATGCAGGTGGTATTGTTGTACAAACAAATCCTCTGTACACTGAACGAGAAATCGCGTACCAGTTAAAGGATTCAGGAGCAAAAATCATTTTAGCTATGGACATTCTTTTTCCTAGAATTACTAAGGTAATTAAAGAAACAGATTTAGAAAATATCATCATCACAGGAATTAAGGACTACCTACCCTTTCCTAAAAATCTTATCTATCCATTTATACAGAAGAAGCAATATGGCTTTAGTGTAAAAGTTGAGCATCGAGGTATGAACCATCTATTTACTGAAATTATGAAGGTCGGTAAGACGAATACCATTGACTTAACATTCGATTTTGAAGAGGATCTAGCTTTACTTCAATACACTGGTGGTACTACTGGCTTCCCTAAAGGCGTTATGCTCACGCATAAGAATTTGATTTCAAACGTTTCTATGAGTAGAGCATGGTTGCATGAATGTCGTGAAGGAGAAGAGTCGATTTTAGGTATCCTACCTTTCTTTCATGTATATGGCATGACTACTGTAATGATTTTTTCTGTCATGCAATGCAATCGTATGATATTATTACCTAAGTTTGATGTGGAGACGGCACTAAAAACAATTGATAAACAAAAACCCACACTGTTTCCAGGCGCTCCAACTATGTACATCGGTATTTTAAATCACCCAGATGTTAAAAAGTATGACTTATCTTCTATCGTAGCTTGTTTAAGTGGTTCAGCAGCCCTACCAGCCGAGGTTCAAGAAAAGTTTGAAGAAATAACAGGTGGAAGACTAGTAGAAGGTTATGGTTTAACTGAAACATCTCCTGTTACACATGCAAATTTAATATACAGTGAGGACCGGGTAAAAGGCTCCATTGGTGTTCCTTGGCCAGATACAGAAGCTACCATTTTTGGACCAGAATCTACTGAGTCATTGCCACATGGAGAAATAGGTGAAATCGCTGTCAAAGGCCCACAGGTAATGAAAGGCTATTGGAATCGCAAAGAAGATACAGAAATGACGATGCGAGACGGATGGTTATTAACAGGTGATTTAGGGTACATGGATGAAAACGGTTTCTTTTATATTGTAGACCGCAAAAAAGACCTTATAATCGCTGGTGGATATAATATTTATCCGCGTGATGTAGAAGAAGTATTATACGAACATCCAGCTGTTCAAGAATGTGTAGTAGCTGGAGTACCAGATCCATATCGTGGAGAAACAGTAAAGGCATACATCGTATTAAAAGAGGGTATGACTGCAACAGAGGAAGACCTCAATACACATTGTCGCGATAACCTTGCTTCCTTTAAGGTTCCTAGAATTTATGAATTTAGAGATGAGCTTCCTAAAACTGCCATCGGGAAAATTTTAAGAAGAAACTTAATAGAGGAAGAAAGAGAAAAGTTGAAGAAGGTAGCGGTTGAGAGTTAA